CGGCCAGCCATCCGCCGCCCGCCAGCAGCAGCAGCGCGATCGTGTAGCGCCGCCAATGGGCGGGCGTGGCCGGATCCCCATAGGCCGTTACGCCGTTGTAGCGCACAATGTCCACGTACCGCGCCGCCACAAGCAGCAGCAGCACAATCCCGTAGATAGGGTCGGCATAGGTAAATGCGGATCCCTGCTGGACAATCATCAGCAGGCATACCCCAAGCGCCGTATTGCCCAGGAACATCCAGAATACGCGCAAAACCAACGCCGCCAAACCGGCGTTCGCGCCCTTGTCCGCCGAAATGGAATCGCTCATCACGCATCCTCCTCGATCGAACGACGAAGAGGATGGTGGCCCGACCATCCGTTTAGCCTTCGACTGCCCGCGCAACCGAACCCTTGCCTGTCGAAGTATACCATACCTTCCAATCTTTTTTTCATTTTACGCAAGATTCGGCCCCCATAATCTTGCGGTCAAGCACACAAATTCATAACTATGGCGGCTGTATGGAATGAGCCGATTCTTCGGCGCTTTCCCCCGGGAAACCGCCGTGGATCTTTTTTTCGATGGCGATAGCGACGACAGGAAGAAACGGTGGGGATCTTTTCGGAGCGGCAGAGGGTTCGCGGGAAATTGCGCTTCGGATTATGAAATGATCCTTCCGAACATCGTATACTGGGTTGGAGAAGCGGAAGGTTGCGCACCGTGATCGATGTCGAATGTCCACATTGTAAACGTGTTCTGAAGATTCCGGAAAAGTATGCCGGGGTCGAAGGGGCCTGCAAACATTGCGGGGGACGGATTGTGATTCCCGGGCAACAGCCGCCGTCCGAATTCGAACCGTCGTCGTATGGGCATGCGCCGGGGGAGGCGTCCGCGACGGAATCGGCATCGCGGCAGGAAACCATCAAGGCGTTGACGGCCAACATCGAAGTGCTGCATGCCCAGTTGTTCCAGAACCGGTCGGACATCGAGCGTCTTGCGAAAGAACTGGAAAGCGAGCGGGTGGCGAAAATCGAGGCCGAGGTTGCCCGCGACGTGGCCATGGTCCGGATGAGGCGGGCCGAGGAAAACCTGGCGGCCATCGGAAGCCGGAATGAAGATATGGCCATGCGCGCCGAGTTCGAGCGGATGCAGGCCAAACTGGTTCAGAGCCGTCACGACATCGAAACGCTGGCCCGGGAACTCGAAACGGAACGCGTGGCGCGGGCCGAGGCGGAAGCCGCCCGCGACGTGGCCATGGTCCGCGTCCGGCGTGTCGAGGAGGGTCTTGCGGCCCTTCGCGAACAAAAAGGGGACGAGGCCGTTCTGCAATCCGAACTCGAACGCGCCCGGGCCAAGGCGGCGCAGGCCGCGATCGAGGCGGAACGCCTTGCCCGGGATCTCGAGGCGGAACGCGCCGCCCGCGCCGCGGCGGAAATGGCGCGCGCCGAGGCGGAAGTGGCGCGGGATGTGGCGCAGGTCCGCGTAAAACGGCTGGAAGCGAATCTCGCTGCGATGGGCGACAAGGGCGAGGATGAATTCCTGCGGGGCGAACTCGAACGGTCGGAAGCGCGGCTGGCCCAAAGCCGCCAGGATGTCGAACGGCTCGCGAACGAACTCGAAAGCGAGCGGCAGGCGCGCATCCGCGCGGAAACGGCGCACCGCATGATTGAATTGCGGACACGCCGGGTTCAGGAGCAGTTCCGCCGGCTGATCCAGGAAAGAACCGAACCGAAATCCGAAGCCGTTTCCCCGTCGCCGGAACCTGTTCCGCCGCATGCCGCCGTCGAACCGGAACCGTCGCCTGTGGTTCCAACAGATCAAGCCGAACCGCCCGGACCGCCGCCGGGCTTTTCGGAAACGGATTCGACCGCTTCCGCCATCGAAACGGCGGATATCGAGGAAGCAGCGGCGCCGGCGTCTGAAGCGGTGTGCGTGTCCCGCGATGTGGAACCGGTTTGCAACGACGAGAGTGAACTGGAAAAATGTATTGAATCCCTGTTGCCGAGCGAAGGCGAGATCGATCATGCCGTGGCCATAGGCAATCCGGATCTGGAACCGGAATCCTCGCCGCCCGCCGAAACGGAAACGCCGGAGGAGGAACCGGCCGGGCCGGCGCCCACGCCCACGCCCACGCGGTCGTGGGTGGTTTGGGCGGCTGCCGCCGTGCTAATCGTGGCCGTGGCCGCCGGCATTGCCGGGTATTCGACGCGGGCGCTTTGGATGCCTGTGCCTTCATCACGGCTTGTCAACCCGCCGGAAGGCGGGGTCATTGAGGCGTCGGTAACCTATATGACGTCGCGCCAGCCGGAAGCGTTGACCGTTCCCGCGGCGCGCGCGCCCATGGTTCTGGCCCGTCAACAATTTGACGCGCCGGCGTTTCAGGCGTTGCTTGAGGAGGCGGGCGTTCCGCAAACCGCATGGGCGGGGCTTGCCGAATGGCTGTGTTTCGCCGAACCCGACATCCCCGATGCAAAATCGTTTCCCGCGGCGGAGATTCCGGACAGCGCGCCGTTCGCCGATGCACGAAAAACCCTCGCCGCATTCGCGGATAAAACGGGACGCGACGCGTTCAACGCGCGGCTTGCGGCCTTGTTCGCTTATGCCCTGCCGCCGGAATGGGCGGAAGAAACCGCGACGGATTCAGGCGCGCTGATCATCCGCAATCTCGTGCCGGGACGGTACGCCCTGCTGGCGCGGCCCGAAGGTCCGCGGGAAGCATGGAAGCCGATCGATCCTTCCGCGAAAGACCTCACGACGCTGGTGGTCCGCCAAGGCGAAACCGCCCGATGCACGCTAAAACTCGTTGATTCGGCCAGCGCCATCCGGGGCAAGGTGGCCGACGGGGAGTCGGGGAAGCCGGTTCCCAAGGCGACGGTGGTGGTTTCGGGCGATTTTTCCGGAGGCAAGAAAATCACGGTCGTCACAAAAGAAGATGGGACGTTTATGCTCGACCCGCTCGAAACGGGTTACGGATCGTTCATTGCTACATGCGCCCCGTTGCCCAAAGGCTACCTTTCCAGCACTACTTTCGACGGCACGCGCGAACTCGGCGTCGCCCTTGCGCCCGGTCTGATCCAGATCAGCAAGAAGGCCGCGCCGAAAGAGACCCGTAAGACGGTCCTGTCGGGACGGGTGCTTGCTTCGGACGGCACGCCCGCAGCGGGCTTCGGCATTTGGGTGGTGGGCGAGGACGGGTCCGCGAAGAGCCTTGCGCGGTCGGGCCGCGACGGAACCTACGAGTTTCCGCATTCCGGCGGCACGATGCGGCTTTACGCGGCGGGCCCCGGTTCAGCGCGCACGGAACCTGTCAACGTCGAATTGCAGGCCAGCCAAAGCGCGACCCGCGATTTCGTGCTGCCGCCCTGCGGACGCATTGTGCTGTCCATCAAGAAGCCGGATGGCACGGCGCCCGAAGCCTTCGAGGAGTGCAATCTCGTGTGCTCGTCGCGCGTCATGTCGGATCCGGGCATGTTGCAGCGCGACGGCGACACATTCATCATCCCGTACCTGGTCGGCGGCGTCTACGATCTGACGTTCCGGGTCAAAGGTTTCAAGCCGGTTTCGTTGCCCGCCATCGAAATTGACAAGAACGGCGGCGACCGCGAATTGTCGGTCGCCTTGGCCCCCCTTGAGGCGGCCTTGCCCCCGCCGCAATGAAAAAGGACGGCCCATCCATGTCGGACGGATTTGCATCCACGCATGAGGAGAGACCGCAACGGTATCCGGCATTCGTCGTGACGATGTTTATCCATGCGCTGTTGACCATGCTTCGGCGCAAACGGGTGATCCTCGCGGCGGGCTTGTCGTTGATGCCGGTGGCGATTCCCTTGTCGCTGGCGTTTTTTTCGACGATGGTGTTTGCGGAAGACGGCAACCGGGTATTCGTCCGGCTGATGGAATACCTGTATCTGCGGGCGCTGGCGCCGCTGCTGGCGCTGTTTTTCGGCTGCATGGCCATCGGCGAGGATGTCGAATCGCAGATTATCCCCTATCTGCTGACGCGGCCGCTTCCGCGCGGCGCCATCGTGCTCGGCAAATTCGGCGCATACTGGGTCGTGTCCTCCGTCATCGTCTGCCTGTCCGTTTTGCTGACCTTTGCGGCCTGCACGGCGCTGGGCGGGCTCGATTTCACGCCGAACACCCTGGTCATGCTGGCCCATTACGAGGCCGTCGCCTGTCTGGCCCTTTTCGGTTACGGCGCGCTGGCGATCTTCCTCGGCGCGGCCGTAAAACGCCCCATCATCATCGGCATCATCGCTATTTTCGGCTGGCAGCGGTTTGCCTATTACATGCCCGGTGTCGTGGATTTTCTCACCATCGAGAAATACATCCTTGCGCTCCTGCCGCGTCTTGCCACCCAGCGCGAAAACATCGTGCTGAAAACGGCCATCGCCGAATTTCAAAAACAGCAACTCCTGATTGAGGCGCCCAAAGCCCTTGTGTCGTTGCTTGTTCTGTCCGGCATTTTCCTGTTCTGCACGAGCCTGATAGTCCGCTGGCGCGAATATTCGGTGGCGCGATCCCTGGGCGGGTAGGATCGCGGGGCTTTGGGCAATCCTCGGCACGTGGACTACAATGATCGGCGAGCAAGGTTATCGTTCGCAACGCCTATGGACCGCGCGCGGATATTTCAAAGAAAAATTCATCTTGAGAGCACCGTGTTCTCGGAGTCGTGAAGGTCTCGGAATGTAACGCCGATTTCCTAATCGGCTTGCTGAAACACGACATGCCGATTGGGAAATCGGCGCTACCAAGCGGCCATTTTCAATTTCAACACAAGATCTCGTTGCCTGGTCCGACATGAAATGGCCCGGGAATGCTGATCTTCGTGGAAATTCTTATCCTTTTGTCTCAAGAACTCGGTACTCTCAAAAAATCATGTGTATAGAATGGAAATTACATCAGGGCCGCATTAGGACCGTGGACTTTAAGTAAATGGAGAAACAAGTTGTTTCAAAGCAGCGAGTTGCCGTCTACGGCGAGGTGTTGACCGGAAGACGAGAGGTCAACGCCATGCTCGATCTCGTCAAGCAGGAGACGGAAGCGGATCGAATCCCGCGTTCTCGAACCGACCTGTAGCAATGGGAATTTCCTCCGGCGTATTTCCTCATGATCGGAGAATCCGCGGATGGACGCGAATGAACGCAAAACATCTGAAACTATCAGCGTTCATTCGCGTCCATTCGCGGATCGCTACAATCCGGATGTGCGGTCGAGCATCGCCAATTTGAGCAGCGATGAGGTGTTCACGCCGCCGCAACTGGCGAATTGGATTCTCGACCTGCTGCCGCCGGAACTCTGGAGCGACAAGAAGGCCATCTGCAAGTTCAAACGCTACGAAGACGCCAGCTTGAGCTGTATGGGGATCAACAAACATCAAGGTGAAGATATAGGCCTTTACGGCACTGTTCCAAGCCCAACTGATATTCCCTTTGCATTTGCGAACATGGAAGAATGATCTTGGGAAGCCCCTCGCTTGCACCAAGGATCTATCATGGTTTTTCTGGCTCTGTACTTTTCGTCATGTGGTTATATTTTTGCCATCTCCCACGCGGTCTCGAACATGGCGGTGGCTTTTTCGAGGCGGACGTCCCAGTGGAGTTCGGTGCTGGAACCCATGAAGAATCCGCGGGCGTTGGTGGCGGCGATGGCTTGGCGACAGGTCTCGCGGACTTCTTCGGGGGCGCCGTAGGTGAGGAGTTGGCTCACGTCAATGCCGCCGGCGATGAGGAGGTGTGGGTATTTCGCGCGGACTTCTTTGACGGTCATACCGGCCAGCACTTCGATGGGGTTGAGTCCGTCTATGCCGGCCTCGACGAGGTCGTCGAGGACGCCCCAAAGGTTGCCGTCGGAATGGAAGATGCAGGTCGTTCCGCGTTCGTGCCACGCGGCGTTGAGGCGCTTGAGCCGGTGGATCCAATGTGTGCGGAGCCAGTCGGGCGAGAAGATGGCGCCGGTCTTGTGGGCGATGTCGGAGTAGGTGAGCGCAACGGGGATGTGATGGGGATCGGCGATGGCGGCGACGCGGCGGAGTTCGCACGAGACGAGGGCCTCCATCCATTCATCGAGCAGGTCCGGCTGCTCCATCATCAGTTCCGTGAACAGTTGCATTCCCGTGGCGTGATACATGCCGTCGAGACCGACGCCGCTTTCGATCACGAGCACCGTCGGATCGCCGCGGCCGGTCGGATCGGCCTCGGCGAAATCGGCCCATTTCGATTCGATGTCCTTCCAGACGCCTTCGGCATATTTTCGGTCAAAGGTACGGTCATTCGCTTCGCGGATGCGTTCCTGTATCCATGGAACGAGCGTCGGTAGGTCGCGAAAGGGACGTTCGACAATCCAGCCGGTCCATCGTTCGGTCTTGTAGCGGATGCCGTTGCCCCAGACGCCTTCGGCGGGCCGTTGTGGTCCCGTAACCATGCGGGTCATGTCGAGCACGCGCCCGACGGCGAGC
The nucleotide sequence above comes from Candidatus Hydrogenedentota bacterium. Encoded proteins:
- a CDS encoding ABC transporter permease, with the protein product MSDGFASTHEERPQRYPAFVVTMFIHALLTMLRRKRVILAAGLSLMPVAIPLSLAFFSTMVFAEDGNRVFVRLMEYLYLRALAPLLALFFGCMAIGEDVESQIIPYLLTRPLPRGAIVLGKFGAYWVVSSVIVCLSVLLTFAACTALGGLDFTPNTLVMLAHYEAVACLALFGYGALAIFLGAAVKRPIIIGIIAIFGWQRFAYYMPGVVDFLTIEKYILALLPRLATQRENIVLKTAIAEFQKQQLLIEAPKALVSLLVLSGIFLFCTSLIVRWREYSVARSLGG
- a CDS encoding carboxypeptidase regulatory-like domain-containing protein is translated as MIDVECPHCKRVLKIPEKYAGVEGACKHCGGRIVIPGQQPPSEFEPSSYGHAPGEASATESASRQETIKALTANIEVLHAQLFQNRSDIERLAKELESERVAKIEAEVARDVAMVRMRRAEENLAAIGSRNEDMAMRAEFERMQAKLVQSRHDIETLARELETERVARAEAEAARDVAMVRVRRVEEGLAALREQKGDEAVLQSELERARAKAAQAAIEAERLARDLEAERAARAAAEMARAEAEVARDVAQVRVKRLEANLAAMGDKGEDEFLRGELERSEARLAQSRQDVERLANELESERQARIRAETAHRMIELRTRRVQEQFRRLIQERTEPKSEAVSPSPEPVPPHAAVEPEPSPVVPTDQAEPPGPPPGFSETDSTASAIETADIEEAAAPASEAVCVSRDVEPVCNDESELEKCIESLLPSEGEIDHAVAIGNPDLEPESSPPAETETPEEEPAGPAPTPTPTRSWVVWAAAAVLIVAVAAGIAGYSTRALWMPVPSSRLVNPPEGGVIEASVTYMTSRQPEALTVPAARAPMVLARQQFDAPAFQALLEEAGVPQTAWAGLAEWLCFAEPDIPDAKSFPAAEIPDSAPFADARKTLAAFADKTGRDAFNARLAALFAYALPPEWAEETATDSGALIIRNLVPGRYALLARPEGPREAWKPIDPSAKDLTTLVVRQGETARCTLKLVDSASAIRGKVADGESGKPVPKATVVVSGDFSGGKKITVVTKEDGTFMLDPLETGYGSFIATCAPLPKGYLSSTTFDGTRELGVALAPGLIQISKKAAPKETRKTVLSGRVLASDGTPAAGFGIWVVGEDGSAKSLARSGRDGTYEFPHSGGTMRLYAAGPGSARTEPVNVELQASQSATRDFVLPPCGRIVLSIKKPDGTAPEAFEECNLVCSSRVMSDPGMLQRDGDTFIIPYLVGGVYDLTFRVKGFKPVSLPAIEIDKNGGDRELSVALAPLEAALPPPQ
- a CDS encoding uroporphyrinogen decarboxylase family protein is translated as MAIMTKRERVMRTVRFEETDRVPLYDIFQNDAIIEHYAGRPLTYDDGAQTTALAVGRVLDMTRMVTGPQRPAEGVWGNGIRYKTERWTGWIVERPFRDLPTLVPWIQERIREANDRTFDRKYAEGVWKDIESKWADFAEADPTGRGDPTVLVIESGVGLDGMYHATGMQLFTELMMEQPDLLDEWMEALVSCELRRVAAIADPHHIPVALTYSDIAHKTGAIFSPDWLRTHWIHRLKRLNAAWHERGTTCIFHSDGNLWGVLDDLVEAGIDGLNPIEVLAGMTVKEVRAKYPHLLIAGGIDVSQLLTYGAPEEVRETCRQAIAATNARGFFMGSSTELHWDVRLEKATAMFETAWEMAKI